Proteins encoded within one genomic window of Pristis pectinata isolate sPriPec2 chromosome 5, sPriPec2.1.pri, whole genome shotgun sequence:
- the grna.1 gene encoding granulin 1, translated as MFPLVILLLPSLASAAQRCPDGGSCPNESTCCKLQTGNYGCCPLEETVCCFHGLSCCPADYKRDITPSFAALKDLSNPVEGETLKKMEVQSNSVSNDPSRIYCDNVNFCPDGHTCCRLQDGNWGCCPHPEAECCKDGAHCCPRGTKCDTESSKCHMDSISIPWLAKKPALTVSEAQQNCNSSSCPVVQCDDTHVCKAGSTCCKMANHQWGCCPYPKAHCCWDGKHCCPRFHWCDNRRNLCRRWWLPHDWSQLSSIKYGEESENF; from the exons atgtttccactggtaattCTGCTGCTGCCAAGTTTGGCTTCTGCTGCACAGAGATGTCCAGATGGAGGTTCTTGCCCAAATGAGTCAACATGTTGTAAACTTCAAACTGGTAATTATGGCTGCTGTCCTTTGGAAGAG ACTGTCTGTTGCTTCCATGGTCTAAGCTGCTGCCCTGCAGACTACAAACGTGATATCACTCCATCATTTGCAGCTTTGAAAGATCTCAGCAATCCAGTGGAAGGTGAAACACTAAAAAAGATGGAAGTTCAGAGCAACAGCGTCAGCAATGACCCATCCAGAATTTACTGTGATAATGTAAATTTCTGTCCAGATGGACATACATGCTGTAGATTACAGGATGGAAACTGGGGATGTTGTCCACATCCTGAG GCTGAATGTTGTAAGGATGGTGCACACTGCTGCCCTCGTGGCACCAAGTGTGACACTGAAAGTTCTAAGTGTCACATGGATAGCATCAGCATCCCGTGGCTCGCCAAGAAACCTGCATTGACAGTATCGGAAGCTCAACAGAACTGTAACAGCAGCAGTTGTCCAGTGGTTCAATGTGACGATACACATGTGTGCAAAGCTGGAAGTACATGCTGCAAAATGGCTAACCATCAATGGGGGTGTTGCCCGTACCCTAAG GCTCACTGTTGTTGGGATGGGAAACACTGCTGCCCCAGGTTCCACTGGTGTGATAACAGAAGAAATCTCTGCAGAAGGTGGTGGCTGCCACATGACTGGAGTCAGCTTTCATCAATTAAATATGGTGAAGAATCTGAAAATTTTTAA